The window GCACGTCCGAGCGCCCCGCGGCGTCGAGCGCCGCGCGGACCTCCGGCACCAGCGTGAGGTGCCCGGCCGCCAGCGACGACACGCCGACGATGTGGGCGCCTTCGGCGACGGCGCGGGCCGCCACCTCGCTGGGGCTCGCGAAGAGATCGCCCACCGACACCGCGAAGCCGAGGTCGGCGAAGGCGGAGGCGATGACCTTCTGGCCGCGGTCGTGCCCGTCCTGCCCCACCTTGGCGACGAGGATGCGGGGCGGGCCGCCGTGGTCCTCCGTGAAGGCCGCCGTCATGCGCGCCACCCGCGCCACGGCGGGGCTGTCGCCCGCGGCGCGCCGGTAGACGCCGGAGATGAGTTCGGCCGTCGCGGCGTGGCGCCCCCACGCGGCTTCGAGCGCGCCCGAGATCTCGCCCACCGTGGCGCGCGCCCGCGCGGCCTCGACGCTGAGCGCGAGCAAGTTGCCCGCGCCGTCCCGCGCCGCCGCGGTCAGCGCCGCGAGCGCTGAGGCCACGGCGCCGCCGTCCCTCTCAGCCTTCAGCCGCGCGAGCTTGGCGAGCTGCGCCTCGCGCACCGCGGCGTTGTCGATCCGGAGCACGTCGAGCGGCTCCTCGACGGCCGGCCGGTAGCGGTTCACCCCCACCACGGCCTGCGCGCCGGAATCGATGCGCGCCTGCGTTTCCGCGGCCGCCTCCTCGATGCGGCGCTTGGGCAGGCCGGCCTCCATGGCCTTCGCCATGCCGCCCAGCGCTTCCACCTCGGCGATGTGGGCGGAAGCGCGCGCGGCGAGGTCCGCGGTCAGGCGCTCGACGTAGTAGGAGCCGCCCCAGGGATCGATGATCCGCGTGGTGCCGCTCTCACGCTGCAGCAGCAGTTGCGTGTTCCGGGCGATGCGGGCGGAGAAGTCGGTCGGCAGCGCCAGCGCTTCGTCGAGCGCGTTGGTGTGCAGCGACTGCGTGCCGCCCTGCGTCGCCGCCATGGCCTCGACCATGGTTCGGGTGACGTTGTTGAACACGTCCTGCGCGGTGAGCGACCAGCCCGACGTCTGGCAGTGGGTGCGAAGCGCCAGCGACTTCTCCGACTGCGGCTCGAACTGCTTGACCAGCCGCGACCACAGCAGCCGCGCCGCCCGCAGCTTCGCCACCTCGATGAAGAAGTTCATGCCGACCGCGAAGAAGAAGGACAGCCGCGGCGCGAAGTCGTCGATCTTCAGCCCCGCCGCGAGGCCCGCCCGGATGTAGTCGACGCCGTCGGCCAGCGTGTAGGCGAGTTCGAGGTCGGCCGTCGCCCCGGCCTCCTGCATGTGGTAGCCGGAGATCGAGATGGAGTTGAAGCGCGGCATCCGCGTCGACGTGTAGGCGAAGATGTCGGACACGATCCGCATGGAGGGCGCGGGCGGATAAATGTAGGTGTTGCGGACCATGAACTCTTTGAGAATGTCGTTCTGGATCGTGCCCGAGAGCTGCTCGGGCGCGACGCCCTGCTCCTCCGCGGCCACGATGTAGAGCGCCATCACGGGCAGCACCGCGCCGTTCATGGTCATCGACACGCTCATCTCGTCGAGCGGGATGCCGTCGAAGAGCTGCCGCATGTCGAGGATGGAGTCGATCGCCACCCCGGCCATGCCGACGTCGCCGGCGACGCGTGGGTGGTCGGAGTCGTAGCCGCGGTGAGTGGCGAGGTCGAAGGCGACCGACAGGCCCTTCTGCCCGGCCGCGAGGTTGCGGCGATAGAAGGCGTTCGAGGCTTCCGCCGTGGAGAAGCCGGCGTATTGCCGGACCGTCCAGGGCTGGGTGGCGTACATGGTCGGGTAGGGGCCGCGCAGGAACGGCGCCGCGCCCGGGAAGCCGTCGACGCCGTCGAGGCCGGCGCGGTCGGCCACTCCGTAGGCGGGCCGGACCGCGATGCCCTCGGGCGAGGGCCAGGGCGCGCGGGGCGGAGCGCCGGAGGCGGGCGCCGCGGTCGGGCGCCAGGGCAGGGCGGTGAAGTCGGGGATCGCGCTCACGGGGCGTCTCCTGTCATCGTGCGGCTGTCAGCATGGGACGCGACGGCGACCGCTCCCCCTCTCCCTCGTGGAGAGGGGTAAGGGGTGAGGGGCGGTGCAGGAAAGAACTGGCGCTTCCTGCCGCGCCATACCGATCGACGCGCGCCGCTTCACCCTCACCCCCGACCTCTCTCCACGAGGGAGAGGGGAGGAACGCCATTCGCATAGCGTTCGTCACGATCGGCTTCCCGCCTCCGCGAGCTCGTCGTCCCGCATGCTCGGCAGCGCGCCGGCCGCCCGCGCCGGCGCCGCGGGCAGGGGCATCAGCACCGACGGCTCCGGCTCCTCGGCCAGGGGGTAGGCGGTGGTGCCGAGGATCGAGCGCGTCCCCGCCGCGATCTCCGCCGTGCGCCGCGCCCGCGACGCCGCGAGACGCGCGCCCCACGATCCGTCCGCCAGCGCCGCCGGCAGCCCGCCCGCCCGTTCGATCCCCTGGAACAGCGTCCAGGCTTCCGCGCAGAGCGCCTCCGTCAGGGCCTCGACGGCGCCGGAGCCCGCGCCCGCGTCGGCGACCCGGTCGAGCCCCGCCTCGTCTCGCAGCACCAGCGCGGTGTTGCGGGCGAGGCGCCGCGCGAAGGGGTCGGCGAGCCCGAGCGGCGCCGTGTGGGGCAGCACCGCCACCGTGTCGGCGTCGCCGAGGATCGCGCCCGCGCAGGCCAGCGCGTTGCGCAGGAGGTTGGTGGGCGGGTCGCGCCGCGCCAGCATGCGCCAGCTCGTCTCGGCGTGGAGGCGGACCGGCCGCGGCTCCGATCCGCACCCCTCCTCGACGCGCGCCCACAGCCGGCGCAGGGCGCGGAGCTTGGCGACCGTCAGGAACAGGTCGGCGTCGGCGGCGAGCGTGAAGCTCAGGAGGTCGCGCGCCGCGTCGGGGGCGGTGCCGCCCGCGTCGAGGGCGCGGAGGTAGGCGACGCCGGCCGCCAGCGCGGCGGCGAGCTCCTGCGCCTCGGAAGCGCCGGCCTCGTGGTGAGGGCGGCCGTCGGCGCGGAGCAGGCGGCCGCCGAGCCCGCGGTCGCGCAGGGCGCCCACGATCTCGACCAGCAGCGCCGCCAGCCCCGGCCAGGGTTTCGGGGCCTCGGCCGTGCGGGCGACGAAGCCGATGGGGTCGATGCCGGCGTCGAGGTCGAGCGCGGTGGCCGGGATGCGCCGCGCCTCCGCCGCGTCGAGCAGGGCCCGCACGGCGTCGAGCGCGGCGAAGGGCGCGGGTTCGAGGCGCAGCGGCAGCATGTCGAGCTCGACGCCCGCCAGGGCCGCGTCGAGCCCGCCGAGCGCGAGGCCGAAGCCGCGCGCCGCGGGCGCGCCCTCGAAGGCGAGGGCGAGGCCGTCGGCGCCGTTCTCCAGGTCGTCGAGCGGGGAGAGGCCCTCGGCGTCGAGCCGCGTGAACAGGCGGCAGGGCTCCCGCGCGCCGGCGGGGCCGGGCGCCGCGGAGGCGGGGTAGAGCGGCGCGACCACGATGCCGTCGAGCGTGCGGGTGACGAGGCGCCCGTCGAAGTCGCCGCCCTTCAGCACGCGGGCGACGGCGGCACGCCACGCGGCCTCGGCGGCGGGATCGGGGAAGGCGGGCGCGGTCATGCCGGGGCTCTCATGCGTCGCCCTCACGCGAATTCGAGGATCACGGCCTCGAAGCCGAGGCTGTCGCCGGCCCTGACCAGCACCTTGGCGACCGTGCCGTCGCGCTCGGCCTTGAGCACGTTCTCCATCTTCATGGCCTCGACGACCGCCAGCGACTCGCCCGACTTCACGGCCTGCCCTTCGCGCACCAGCACCTCGCGCAGCAGGCCCGGCATGGGGCACAGCACCTGCTTGCCGGAGCCCGCGGCGCCCTTCGCGGGCATGAGCCGCGCCAGCTCGGCCTCGCGCATCGTGTAGACGCGGGCGTCGGCGAAGGAGCCGGCGTGGCTGAGCAGGGCGCCGTTCGGCACCGGCAACACGCCGACCGCGATGCGGTCGCCGCCGACCGTGCCGTGCCACACGGGCTCGCCCGGCCGCCAGTCGCCCGCCACCGCGACGCTGTCGCCGCCCTCGACGTCCACCACCCAGTGCCCGTCCGCGCCGTCGAGCGTGAAGACGACGTCCCGCTCCCCGACCCTGACCGTGCGCCGCCGCTCGAAGACCACGGGCCGCGCCACCGGCATCTGCCCGGAGATCCGGCGCTTGCGCGCGTTGAGCTTGGCGTCGACCACCGCCGCCACGCAGGCGAGCCGCAGCGCGACCGTGCCGGCCGGCACCGGGTTCGCGAACTCCGCCCCGAACTCCTCGGCGATGAAGCCCGTCGACAGCCGGCCGGCGCGCCAGCGCTCGTGCCCCATCAGGGCCGACAGGAAGGGGATGTTGTGGCGGATGCCGTGGATGGCGAATCCGTCGAGCGCCCGGGACTGCGCCGCGATGGCTTCGGCCCTCGTCGGCGCGTGCGTGACGAGCTTGGCGATCATGGGATCGTAGAAGATCGAGATGGCGCCGCCCTCGCCCACCCCCGTGTCGACCCGCACGGTCGCGCCCCCGTCCTCTCCCTCGGCCGGGGGCCGGAAGGTGGTGAGGCGGCCGGTCGAGGGCAGGAAGCCGCGCGTCGGGTCCTCGGCGTAGACGCGGGCCTCGACGGCCCAGCCCTGCATCCTGACGTCCTCCTGGCGGATCCGCAGCGGCTCGCCGGCCGCGACGCGGATCATCTGCTCGACGAGGTCGAGGCCGGTGACGAGCTCGGTAACGGGATGCTCGACCTGGAGCCGGGTGTTCATCTCCAGGAAGAAGAAGCTCCGGTCCTGCCCGGCGACGAACTCCACCGTGCCGGCGGAATCGTAGTCGACCGCCTTGGCCAGCGCGACCGCCTGGGCGCCCATCAGCGCCCGCGTCTCGGGGTCGAGCAGGGGCGAGGGGGCCTCCTCCAGGACCTTCTGGTTGCGGCGCTGGATCGAGCACTCCCGCTCGCCGAGGTGGATCACGTTGCCGTGCTTGTCGCCGAGCACCTG is drawn from Lichenibacterium dinghuense and contains these coding sequences:
- the scpA gene encoding methylmalonyl-CoA mutase; translation: MSAIPDFTALPWRPTAAPASGAPPRAPWPSPEGIAVRPAYGVADRAGLDGVDGFPGAAPFLRGPYPTMYATQPWTVRQYAGFSTAEASNAFYRRNLAAGQKGLSVAFDLATHRGYDSDHPRVAGDVGMAGVAIDSILDMRQLFDGIPLDEMSVSMTMNGAVLPVMALYIVAAEEQGVAPEQLSGTIQNDILKEFMVRNTYIYPPAPSMRIVSDIFAYTSTRMPRFNSISISGYHMQEAGATADLELAYTLADGVDYIRAGLAAGLKIDDFAPRLSFFFAVGMNFFIEVAKLRAARLLWSRLVKQFEPQSEKSLALRTHCQTSGWSLTAQDVFNNVTRTMVEAMAATQGGTQSLHTNALDEALALPTDFSARIARNTQLLLQRESGTTRIIDPWGGSYYVERLTADLAARASAHIAEVEALGGMAKAMEAGLPKRRIEEAAAETQARIDSGAQAVVGVNRYRPAVEEPLDVLRIDNAAVREAQLAKLARLKAERDGGAVASALAALTAAARDGAGNLLALSVEAARARATVGEISGALEAAWGRHAATAELISGVYRRAAGDSPAVARVARMTAAFTEDHGGPPRILVAKVGQDGHDRGQKVIASAFADLGFAVSVGDLFASPSEVAARAVAEGAHIVGVSSLAAGHLTLVPEVRAALDAAGRSDVLLVVGGVIPPGDVDAVKAAGVAAVFPPGTVVAEAAEALLAALNARFGYAQKDPEAYKGTGE
- a CDS encoding methylmalonyl-CoA mutase family protein; this translates as MTAPAFPDPAAEAAWRAAVARVLKGGDFDGRLVTRTLDGIVVAPLYPASAAPGPAGAREPCRLFTRLDAEGLSPLDDLENGADGLALAFEGAPAARGFGLALGGLDAALAGVELDMLPLRLEPAPFAALDAVRALLDAAEARRIPATALDLDAGIDPIGFVARTAEAPKPWPGLAALLVEIVGALRDRGLGGRLLRADGRPHHEAGASEAQELAAALAAGVAYLRALDAGGTAPDAARDLLSFTLAADADLFLTVAKLRALRRLWARVEEGCGSEPRPVRLHAETSWRMLARRDPPTNLLRNALACAGAILGDADTVAVLPHTAPLGLADPFARRLARNTALVLRDEAGLDRVADAGAGSGAVEALTEALCAEAWTLFQGIERAGGLPAALADGSWGARLAASRARRTAEIAAGTRSILGTTAYPLAEEPEPSVLMPLPAAPARAAGALPSMRDDELAEAGSRS
- a CDS encoding acetyl-CoA carboxylase biotin carboxylase subunit — its product is MFKKILIANRGEIACRIIRTAKRMGIATVAVYSDADRDALHVEMADEAVHIGPSPAAQSYLDIGRIVEACRSTGAEAVHPGYGFLSEREAFAEALRAAGVAFIGPNPHAIAAMGDKIESKRFARAAGVSTVPGNLDVIRDAAHAAEIAQRIGYPVMIKASAGGGGKGMRIAYSSAEVADGFARARSEAAASFGDDRIFIEKFIENPRHVEIQVLGDKHGNVIHLGERECSIQRRNQKVLEEAPSPLLDPETRALMGAQAVALAKAVDYDSAGTVEFVAGQDRSFFFLEMNTRLQVEHPVTELVTGLDLVEQMIRVAAGEPLRIRQEDVRMQGWAVEARVYAEDPTRGFLPSTGRLTTFRPPAEGEDGGATVRVDTGVGEGGAISIFYDPMIAKLVTHAPTRAEAIAAQSRALDGFAIHGIRHNIPFLSALMGHERWRAGRLSTGFIAEEFGAEFANPVPAGTVALRLACVAAVVDAKLNARKRRISGQMPVARPVVFERRRTVRVGERDVVFTLDGADGHWVVDVEGGDSVAVAGDWRPGEPVWHGTVGGDRIAVGVLPVPNGALLSHAGSFADARVYTMREAELARLMPAKGAAGSGKQVLCPMPGLLREVLVREGQAVKSGESLAVVEAMKMENVLKAERDGTVAKVLVRAGDSLGFEAVILEFA